A section of the Pedobacter sp. HDW13 genome encodes:
- a CDS encoding sugar phosphate isomerase/epimerase, with the protein MTTRRFFLQKGILGITAATLINIPSVFAEPDSHSAAGEDSFKLAIAGYSFLNFNLEESLKMMKKVDVRYLCIKDFHLPFKSTAAEIAAFHAKLKDNNVVGYAVGPIYTKNKEEIDNAFDYAKRVGVDLLIGIPAHADLEYVAQKTKEYNIRYAIHNHGPQDKLYPNAESIYNLIKNLDQRVGICFDMGHNKRDGRDSVADLQKFSKRIFDMHLKNVTAATNEGTTCELGRGVIDIPAFVRMLRKVNYKGSCSLEYEKDMKDPLAGIAESVGYFKGVCDATR; encoded by the coding sequence ATGACAACAAGAAGATTTTTTTTACAAAAAGGAATATTAGGCATAACTGCAGCAACACTAATCAACATCCCCTCTGTTTTCGCTGAACCCGATAGCCACAGTGCGGCTGGGGAAGACAGTTTTAAATTAGCTATTGCGGGCTATAGCTTTCTGAATTTTAACCTGGAAGAATCGCTTAAGATGATGAAAAAGGTTGATGTGCGATACCTCTGTATTAAAGATTTTCATTTGCCTTTTAAAAGTACAGCAGCAGAAATTGCAGCCTTTCACGCTAAACTTAAAGACAATAACGTGGTAGGATATGCCGTTGGGCCCATATACACCAAGAACAAAGAAGAGATTGATAATGCATTCGATTATGCCAAACGGGTAGGTGTCGATTTGCTGATCGGAATTCCGGCCCATGCCGACCTGGAATATGTTGCCCAAAAGACAAAAGAATACAATATTCGCTATGCCATTCATAACCATGGTCCCCAGGATAAACTATATCCCAATGCAGAAAGCATTTATAACCTGATTAAAAACCTCGATCAACGTGTGGGGATCTGCTTTGATATGGGGCATAACAAAAGAGACGGGCGGGATTCGGTTGCAGACCTTCAGAAGTTCTCGAAACGGATTTTTGATATGCATTTAAAGAATGTAACCGCAGCCACAAACGAAGGTACTACTTGCGAACTCGGTCGCGGTGTAATTGATATCCCCGCCTTTGTAAGAATGCTGAGAAAAGTTAATTATAAAGGTTCATGTAGTTTAGAATACGAAAAAGACATGAAAGACCCATTAGCAGGAATAGCTGAATCTGTGGGTTATTTTAAGGGGGTTTGCGATGCTACACGCTAG
- a CDS encoding TonB-dependent receptor yields the protein MKINYSKIKHPLIAGAILLLCLLIGHPVIAQQTTTVKGLVTDEKNLPLPGVSVSAKNLNGGALLNTQTDPDGIFQFKALPAGSYSFIIRSVGYETQTMSGYSLKAGEQITITVKLKEENSALQDVVVVGFGTQKKVNLTGAVATVKMDEILGERPVTSTSQILQGASPGLQVTTNSGQPGVRSNLNIRGFTSINGGSPLVLVDNVAMDMDDINPKDIASVTVLKDASASSIYGARAAFGVILITTKQGGRNQPIKFEYSGNLANTKPSTLPKKTTVSEFVQALSDFGTTSYWAGQNVATWQGLLQQYQQNPGQFPSSGIATQGGIQYPLAQSDLYQSFMPGGFEQLHNLSFSGGSEKSNFRVSTGYTNQDGIIATKSDAFTRYNLNAYLNTNLTSKLIASINVLYYNSVRNTPRDYNGLFYNAITFGPYAPTGYGIAPNGTSLPYNTPNNILDKEPYNINKDNNLRLFGKLQYNIATGLKLNAEYTFNQVNTNRTIQTTVNQYINPLNFTVSPISVNSSYNRYNNGVNYNAVNVYANYSTVLGQKHNLDAVLGTNQEKNTENSFEVNRLGVISQSSPSISGSTGNITSADAFSSFAVSGYFGRINYNYDGRYLFEATGRYDGSSRFPSGSRFGFFPSFSAGWNIMGESFMKNIKTTVTALKIRASYGEIGNQVVLKSNGDQNYYPYIPASSPTNSTWIDPITGVLRVTVPPPALVSASFTWERVQTSNIGLDFGFLNNRLTGSFDAYIRKTLGMLAPSNELSAILGTAAPLQNVADLKVKGWELNLGWNDKINEFKYSVNFNVSNNQAYITNYNNPSGLLNFNADGTISNYFIGQKIGDIWGYVTQGYFGTGDFAAGTLNANLQNGTLQPGIAPYRGVNQNPGDIRFVDLNNDGTIFTGNNTLANPGDRSIIGNSNRRFQFGFNGNAAYKNFDFSFFVNGVGKRDIWISNQVYFPYLDQFSGIYAHQLDYWTPTNTNAFYPRSYSNASGNTGTSRMVQTKYLSNGAYIRLKNVSLGYTLPAKWLKDKMKARIFFSGENLITLDHLPEGLDAEATNLGSGGIYPFIKKYSFGANISF from the coding sequence ATGAAAATAAACTACTCCAAAATTAAACATCCGCTCATTGCAGGGGCCATTTTACTGCTCTGTTTGTTAATAGGCCACCCTGTTATTGCACAGCAAACCACTACGGTAAAAGGTTTGGTTACCGACGAGAAGAACCTTCCGCTACCCGGCGTATCCGTTTCGGCCAAAAACCTGAATGGCGGAGCTTTACTCAATACACAGACCGATCCGGATGGTATTTTTCAGTTTAAAGCACTGCCTGCAGGCTCGTACAGCTTCATTATCCGCTCGGTAGGTTACGAAACCCAAACCATGAGCGGCTACAGCCTTAAAGCCGGAGAGCAGATTACCATTACCGTTAAACTGAAAGAAGAAAACAGCGCACTGCAGGATGTGGTAGTAGTGGGCTTTGGCACACAGAAAAAAGTAAATTTAACCGGAGCCGTGGCTACCGTTAAAATGGACGAGATATTGGGCGAACGCCCGGTAACCAGTACCTCGCAAATTTTGCAGGGTGCATCGCCAGGTTTACAGGTAACCACCAACAGCGGTCAGCCAGGGGTTAGAAGCAATTTAAACATCAGGGGTTTTACCTCAATTAACGGCGGTTCGCCTTTGGTATTGGTTGATAATGTGGCTATGGATATGGATGATATTAATCCGAAAGACATTGCTTCTGTAACCGTACTCAAAGATGCATCAGCATCATCTATTTATGGAGCGCGTGCAGCATTTGGGGTAATATTAATTACCACCAAGCAAGGCGGCCGCAACCAACCCATTAAATTCGAATATTCGGGTAACCTGGCCAATACCAAGCCGAGCACTTTACCAAAAAAAACAACCGTAAGCGAGTTTGTACAGGCGCTTAGCGATTTTGGTACCACCTCTTACTGGGCAGGGCAAAATGTAGCTACCTGGCAGGGTTTATTGCAACAATATCAGCAAAACCCCGGTCAGTTTCCGTCATCGGGTATTGCCACGCAAGGTGGTATTCAGTACCCTTTGGCACAGAGCGATTTGTACCAGTCTTTTATGCCGGGCGGCTTTGAGCAGCTTCACAACCTCTCGTTTAGCGGAGGCTCTGAAAAATCGAATTTCAGGGTATCAACCGGTTACACCAACCAGGATGGGATTATAGCCACCAAATCAGATGCTTTTACCCGCTATAACCTGAACGCCTACCTGAATACCAACCTCACTTCGAAATTAATTGCCAGCATTAATGTGCTTTATTATAACTCGGTTAGAAACACACCCAGAGATTACAATGGCCTTTTTTATAATGCCATTACTTTTGGTCCTTATGCGCCAACAGGTTACGGCATTGCGCCAAACGGCACATCGTTACCCTACAATACCCCAAATAACATTTTAGATAAAGAGCCTTACAACATTAACAAAGACAACAACTTAAGGTTATTTGGCAAATTACAGTACAACATTGCCACCGGCCTGAAACTGAACGCCGAATACACGTTTAACCAGGTTAATACCAACCGCACCATACAAACTACCGTAAACCAATACATTAACCCGCTAAACTTTACCGTATCGCCCATTAGTGTAAACTCCAGCTATAACCGCTACAACAATGGAGTAAACTACAATGCAGTAAACGTTTACGCCAATTACAGTACCGTATTAGGGCAAAAGCACAACCTGGATGCGGTACTGGGTACCAACCAAGAGAAAAACACCGAAAACAGCTTTGAGGTTAACAGGTTAGGGGTAATCAGCCAGAGCTCGCCATCCATTTCGGGCAGTACAGGCAACATTACCAGTGCCGATGCTTTTTCTTCGTTTGCCGTTTCCGGTTATTTTGGCCGCATAAACTACAATTACGATGGCCGTTATTTGTTTGAAGCCACAGGGCGTTACGATGGTTCTTCGCGCTTTCCTTCAGGTAGCCGCTTTGGCTTTTTCCCTTCGTTCTCTGCCGGCTGGAACATCATGGGCGAATCGTTTATGAAAAACATTAAAACAACGGTTACAGCCCTGAAAATAAGGGCGTCGTACGGGGAGATTGGCAACCAGGTAGTACTAAAATCAAATGGCGATCAGAATTATTACCCTTACATCCCCGCTTCTTCGCCAACTAACTCTACCTGGATTGATCCGATAACCGGTGTACTGCGGGTTACTGTACCGCCACCTGCACTGGTAAGTGCCAGCTTTACCTGGGAGCGCGTGCAAACCTCAAACATCGGCCTCGATTTTGGTTTCCTTAACAATCGCTTAACCGGATCGTTCGATGCCTATATCCGCAAAACACTCGGTATGTTGGCACCAAGCAACGAACTCTCGGCTATACTGGGTACTGCTGCGCCTTTACAAAACGTAGCCGATTTAAAAGTAAAAGGCTGGGAACTTAACCTAGGCTGGAACGATAAGATAAACGAATTCAAATATTCGGTTAACTTTAATGTATCTAATAACCAGGCCTACATTACCAATTACAATAACCCGAGCGGTTTACTGAATTTTAATGCCGATGGAACCATCTCCAATTATTTTATTGGGCAGAAAATTGGCGACATATGGGGCTACGTTACCCAGGGCTACTTCGGAACAGGCGATTTTGCTGCCGGAACGCTTAATGCCAACCTGCAAAACGGAACACTGCAGCCGGGCATAGCGCCTTACCGTGGAGTGAATCAAAACCCGGGCGACATTCGCTTTGTTGATTTAAATAACGATGGCACCATTTTTACAGGTAACAATACCCTGGCCAACCCTGGCGACCGCAGCATTATCGGTAACAGCAACCGCAGGTTCCAGTTTGGCTTTAATGGTAATGCTGCTTACAAAAATTTCGACTTCTCTTTCTTCGTTAACGGCGTGGGCAAACGCGACATCTGGATCAGCAACCAGGTTTATTTCCCTTACCTGGATCAGTTTAGCGGTATTTATGCCCATCAGCTCGATTACTGGACACCTACCAATACCAATGCTTTTTACCCAAGATCATATTCAAACGCATCGGGCAATACCGGCACCAGCCGCATGGTACAAACCAAATATTTATCGAACGGTGCTTATATCCGCTTAAAAAATGTTTCGTTAGGCTATACACTACCAGCCAAATGGTTAAAGGATAAGATGAAGGCCAGAATCTTCTTCTCGGGCGAGAACCTGATTACGCTCGATCACCTGCCCGAAGGACTGGATGCTGAAGCAACTAACCTGGGCAGCGGCGGTATTTATCCCTTTATTAAAAAATACAGTTTTGGTGCCAACATTAGCTTCTAA
- a CDS encoding sulfatase-like hydrolase/transferase, which translates to MKSSKRNILRYTLLILWCTISVSAVNAQQKPNIIYVLVDDLGYGDLGVLFQNQKDKNLPALVTPNLDAMARAGAVLSQQYANAPVCAPSRASLLTGVNQGNAHIRDNQFDKALENNHTMATVLKDAGYATVAIGKWGLQGTDEKQRPNWPAHPLKRGFDQYYGYMRHADGHEHYPVEGVYRGKKEVWNNYTEVSADLQKCYTTDLWTAKAKDYIIGFEKQHQAKQPFFMYLAYDAPHAVLELPTQSYPKGGGLNGGLQWLNQKGNMINSASGTVDSYTHPDYANATYDDDRDPGTPNKPWPDTYKRYATAVRRLDDAIGDIRALLSDLKIADNTIIVFTSDNGPSIESYLPKQYVPNHPTFFESYGPFDGIKRDCWEGGLRMPSVIAWPKRIPAGKVVNIPSMLSDWLPTFADAAGAPIPARVTGVSLVPSLTNAGKQIAGNVYVEYFESGSTPAFSQFEANHASRKRNQMQMVRIGDLVGVRYNIKSAADDFEIYNVVKDPKQTNNLAKNTDLSGLQNQFRNRALQLRMMDQEAKRPYDSIAIPGVQMPKSTKPGLKWSFFPGNFHYVSVSNQSKPAASGVVQSLATVTAKNKGMIQYQTLFKIDKKGTYTFRLSTAGKAFVKLHQINLLDADFGYTSGKEIEKTVSLEAGYHPLSIYALKGTNNSLKLEFKGEDGVWHSLSGENAVY; encoded by the coding sequence ATGAAAAGCAGCAAAAGAAACATCCTCAGGTATACCCTCCTAATTTTGTGGTGCACCATATCAGTTTCAGCAGTAAATGCCCAGCAAAAACCAAACATCATCTATGTTTTGGTTGATGATTTGGGCTATGGCGATTTGGGTGTGCTTTTTCAGAACCAGAAAGATAAAAACCTGCCGGCATTGGTTACGCCTAACCTCGATGCCATGGCACGGGCAGGAGCGGTGCTTAGTCAACAATATGCCAATGCACCGGTTTGTGCACCTTCGCGGGCTTCGCTGCTTACAGGGGTAAACCAGGGCAATGCCCACATCAGGGATAACCAGTTTGATAAGGCCCTCGAAAATAACCACACCATGGCCACCGTACTCAAAGATGCAGGTTATGCCACCGTTGCTATTGGGAAATGGGGTTTGCAGGGAACTGATGAAAAGCAGCGCCCCAACTGGCCTGCCCATCCGTTAAAAAGAGGTTTCGACCAGTACTATGGTTATATGCGCCATGCCGATGGCCACGAGCACTACCCTGTTGAAGGTGTTTATCGGGGTAAAAAAGAAGTCTGGAATAACTACACCGAGGTATCGGCAGATTTGCAGAAATGCTACACCACCGACCTTTGGACAGCAAAAGCCAAAGATTATATTATCGGCTTCGAAAAGCAGCATCAGGCTAAGCAACCTTTTTTTATGTACCTGGCTTACGATGCGCCACATGCCGTGTTAGAACTGCCCACACAAAGCTACCCCAAAGGAGGAGGCCTGAATGGCGGTTTGCAATGGCTTAACCAGAAAGGGAATATGATTAATTCGGCTTCGGGTACGGTCGATAGCTATACCCATCCCGATTATGCTAATGCCACTTACGATGATGACCGCGATCCGGGTACCCCAAATAAGCCCTGGCCAGATACCTATAAAAGATATGCAACGGCTGTAAGGCGATTGGACGATGCAATAGGTGATATCCGTGCCTTACTATCAGACCTTAAAATCGCCGACAATACCATTATCGTGTTTACCTCTGATAATGGCCCATCGATAGAATCGTACCTGCCTAAGCAATATGTGCCTAACCACCCTACTTTTTTTGAGAGCTACGGCCCTTTTGATGGCATAAAACGCGATTGCTGGGAAGGTGGTTTGCGTATGCCTTCGGTTATTGCCTGGCCTAAACGTATCCCAGCGGGTAAGGTGGTGAATATCCCCTCTATGCTATCAGATTGGTTACCTACTTTTGCAGATGCTGCAGGAGCGCCCATTCCGGCGCGCGTTACCGGTGTATCGCTGGTGCCATCTTTAACCAATGCGGGCAAACAAATAGCAGGCAACGTATATGTAGAGTATTTCGAGTCGGGCAGCACCCCTGCATTTAGTCAGTTCGAAGCTAACCATGCCAGCCGCAAACGCAACCAGATGCAGATGGTAAGAATTGGCGATTTAGTAGGTGTACGCTACAACATTAAATCGGCAGCCGATGATTTTGAAATCTACAATGTGGTTAAAGACCCTAAACAGACCAATAACCTGGCTAAAAATACAGATTTAAGCGGGCTACAGAACCAGTTCCGTAACAGGGCACTACAATTGCGGATGATGGATCAGGAAGCGAAACGCCCTTATGATAGTATTGCCATTCCGGGTGTACAAATGCCTAAAAGTACCAAACCAGGTTTAAAATGGTCGTTCTTCCCGGGCAACTTCCACTATGTATCGGTTTCAAACCAATCGAAACCCGCAGCAAGCGGAGTAGTTCAATCGCTGGCTACCGTTACGGCTAAAAATAAAGGAATGATTCAATATCAAACCCTGTTTAAGATCGATAAAAAAGGCACTTACACCTTTAGGTTAAGTACAGCAGGCAAAGCTTTTGTAAAGCTCCACCAGATTAACCTGCTGGATGCCGATTTTGGTTATACCAGCGGTAAGGAAATCGAAAAAACAGTTAGCCTTGAAGCAGGTTATCATCCGCTTAGCATTTATGCCTTAAAAGGCACCAATAATAGCCTCAAATTAGAGTTTAAAGGCGAAGATGGCGTATGGCATAGTTTGAGCGGAGAGAACGCAGTGTACTAG
- a CDS encoding FecR family protein, with product MPVTEELIAKFFMEQCSPAEAQAVAGYLNAHPAVLDKYLNVSEWNAAITHNDKTESFWEEIWQEIKLHTITQRSRRLSVLKYGIAATVVAALVVFAAAYFTRDTLIRQSQQQVVATFVHKTINNSSSKVKVVKMPDGSIIELAAGAKIAYDEPFQHNKRDILLEGEALFRVAKDKTKPFTVYSGQLATTALGTRFKVIAVPTAPKTIVELFEGKVVVKQHGKAETNKRSYYLYPGDKLTYNKLKTSFDLSRKQAKMTKQQQHLLVFDKVNLSDVFDQLASTYNVHIQYANDDFEKMYYIGSFDQSDSIQHILENIVKVNGLKLIRPNDNEYIITR from the coding sequence ATGCCCGTAACTGAAGAACTTATAGCGAAATTTTTCATGGAGCAGTGCAGCCCTGCAGAAGCGCAGGCTGTTGCAGGCTACTTAAATGCCCATCCGGCCGTACTGGATAAGTATTTAAACGTAAGCGAATGGAATGCAGCAATAACACATAACGATAAAACAGAATCTTTTTGGGAAGAGATATGGCAGGAAATTAAGTTGCATACCATTACGCAAAGGAGCAGGAGACTTTCGGTTTTAAAGTACGGCATTGCTGCTACTGTTGTTGCAGCCCTGGTTGTTTTTGCCGCGGCATATTTTACACGCGATACCTTAATACGGCAGTCGCAGCAACAGGTAGTGGCTACCTTTGTGCATAAAACAATAAACAACAGCAGCTCTAAAGTTAAAGTAGTTAAAATGCCCGATGGCTCGATTATAGAATTGGCGGCAGGGGCAAAAATAGCATACGATGAACCCTTTCAGCACAATAAACGCGATATTTTACTGGAGGGCGAGGCCTTATTCAGGGTAGCAAAAGATAAAACGAAACCCTTTACCGTGTACAGCGGTCAGCTGGCTACTACCGCATTGGGCACCCGCTTTAAGGTAATTGCAGTACCAACCGCTCCCAAAACGATAGTAGAACTGTTTGAAGGAAAAGTAGTTGTAAAACAGCATGGAAAGGCTGAAACCAACAAACGGAGCTATTATTTATATCCGGGCGATAAGCTTACCTATAACAAATTAAAGACTTCGTTTGATTTAAGCCGTAAGCAGGCGAAAATGACTAAACAACAGCAACACCTGCTTGTATTTGATAAAGTGAACCTATCGGATGTTTTCGATCAGTTGGCCAGTACCTATAACGTACACATACAGTACGCCAACGACGATTTTGAAAAGATGTATTACATTGGCAGTTTTGATCAGTCTGATTCCATACAGCATATTCTGGAGAATATTGTGAAAGTGAACGGGCTTAAACTGATTAGGCCAAACGATAACGAATATATTATTACCCGGTGA
- a CDS encoding RagB/SusD family nutrient uptake outer membrane protein: protein MKTPIISLTNIKHLMLCGILAAIMGCNKLALKPEGQLTLENTLSDYNGFLTYSWQFYNAFNGYTNDMLEDELNSDMFARANPNGQSQWIWQQVTIPSSSDSYSRPYANIRTINLMLDNIDQSTLNAADKDHWRCIGYFFRAYNYITLLNLYGDVPYTEHALNDKSEELSMPRTTRDVVAANILKDLQYAEANLKNGDGDNTITVHAVRALLSRFGLREGTWRKYHGLSGANTYLQASVDASTKLMVTYPTLNTNYDLDFNSVSLAGAPGIILYKAYVANQITHSQSTQTRNSSGRYDLTKAAADMFLMKDGETRFTSQLFQGDKSPFTEFRNRDRRLYYCVPPPFNVNTNPPSLTFTYTTNPVDTSYFGLMQAISDGTHKTLPTRNWNGFVVRQEPHYVDFPNGQPYSVTYTGYRFYKYYNQQVQDAQGQDISDCPLFRMGEVLANHAEATYELGTFSQAVADATINKLRARGAVAALNLSAIAVDPTRDQSINPILWEIRRERAVELVGEGFRFDDLRRWKKMEYAMKEKLGRYLTKGVDVPTNSIIPIQNGASAGYISYLGVPPGTFPDYYYLYPIPSNQIVLNPKIVQNPGWK, encoded by the coding sequence ATGAAAACCCCTATCATATCCCTAACCAATATTAAGCACCTGATGTTATGCGGCATTTTGGCTGCAATAATGGGCTGCAATAAGTTAGCGCTTAAACCCGAAGGTCAGCTAACCCTCGAGAATACCCTATCTGATTACAATGGCTTTTTAACCTATTCATGGCAGTTTTACAACGCCTTTAATGGCTATACCAACGATATGCTGGAAGACGAGCTAAACAGCGATATGTTTGCACGGGCAAATCCGAACGGGCAGTCGCAATGGATCTGGCAACAGGTTACCATTCCTTCATCTTCCGATTCGTACTCCAGGCCTTATGCCAATATCCGCACCATTAATCTGATGCTGGATAATATTGATCAATCTACACTAAATGCAGCAGATAAAGATCACTGGCGTTGTATTGGCTATTTTTTCAGGGCTTACAACTACATTACCCTCCTTAACCTGTATGGCGATGTGCCTTACACCGAACATGCTTTAAACGATAAATCCGAAGAATTGAGCATGCCACGTACCACACGGGATGTAGTAGCGGCCAACATTTTAAAAGACCTGCAATACGCCGAGGCAAACTTAAAAAACGGCGACGGCGATAATACCATTACAGTGCATGCCGTTAGGGCACTCCTTTCGCGCTTTGGCTTAAGAGAAGGTACCTGGCGCAAATACCACGGTTTAAGTGGCGCCAACACCTATTTACAGGCCAGTGTAGATGCTTCTACCAAACTGATGGTTACTTACCCAACACTAAACACCAACTACGACCTCGATTTTAACAGCGTATCGTTAGCAGGAGCGCCTGGAATCATCTTGTACAAAGCCTATGTAGCCAATCAGATTACCCACAGCCAATCTACCCAAACCCGCAATTCATCGGGCCGTTACGACCTGACTAAAGCTGCTGCTGATATGTTTTTAATGAAAGATGGCGAAACCCGTTTTACAAGCCAACTGTTTCAGGGAGATAAATCGCCCTTTACCGAATTCAGGAATAGAGACAGACGTTTGTATTATTGCGTGCCACCGCCCTTTAATGTAAATACCAATCCGCCCAGCCTTACCTTTACCTATACCACCAACCCGGTTGATACCTCGTACTTTGGTTTAATGCAGGCCATTTCGGATGGTACGCACAAAACATTGCCAACCCGCAACTGGAATGGCTTTGTGGTAAGACAGGAACCACACTATGTAGATTTCCCGAACGGCCAGCCTTACTCGGTTACCTATACAGGTTACAGGTTTTATAAATATTACAACCAGCAGGTACAGGATGCCCAGGGGCAAGACATTAGTGATTGTCCGCTGTTTAGAATGGGCGAGGTTTTGGCCAACCATGCCGAAGCTACTTACGAACTGGGCACTTTTAGCCAGGCCGTAGCAGATGCCACCATAAATAAACTGAGGGCAAGGGGAGCAGTAGCCGCCTTAAATTTAAGCGCAATAGCAGTCGATCCAACCCGCGACCAAAGTATAAACCCTATTTTGTGGGAGATTAGGCGCGAAAGGGCAGTAGAACTGGTGGGCGAAGGCTTTAGGTTTGACGACCTGCGCAGGTGGAAAAAAATGGAATATGCCATGAAAGAAAAACTAGGCCGTTACCTCACTAAAGGTGTAGATGTACCAACCAATAGCATTATACCAATCCAGAACGGGGCATCGGCAGGCTACATTTCTTATTTAGGAGTACCTCCGGGCACTTTTCCCGATTATTATTACCTTTATCCCATTCCATCTAATCAAATAGTGCTTAATCCTAAAATTGTACAAAACCCCGGCTGGAAATAA
- a CDS encoding RNA polymerase sigma factor produces MNPLSLISDIKRGDEDAFEQAYKKWRSKGYYYFLRRTASAEDAKDLLQTTFLKLWQYRSTLNSDYSLDQQLFHIARTVLIDYIRKANKQKASQVSIETTGEAQGEPNYQSMEFDTKRRMLQILNEMPELRKKVFELHKLEGYSYKEVAAKLGITEKAVDNHLAKALRKLRSDFPLPLFLLILMLK; encoded by the coding sequence GTGAACCCTTTAAGCCTGATTTCGGATATAAAACGCGGGGATGAAGATGCCTTTGAGCAAGCCTATAAAAAATGGCGAAGCAAAGGCTATTATTATTTCTTACGCCGTACCGCCTCGGCAGAGGATGCAAAAGATTTACTGCAAACCACCTTTTTAAAACTCTGGCAGTATCGTAGCACTTTAAACAGTGATTATTCGCTCGATCAGCAGTTGTTTCACATTGCCCGTACCGTGTTGATTGATTACATTAGAAAAGCCAATAAACAAAAGGCCAGCCAGGTGAGTATCGAAACCACTGGCGAGGCACAGGGCGAACCCAATTACCAATCGATGGAGTTTGATACGAAGCGCCGCATGCTGCAAATTCTGAATGAAATGCCCGAACTGCGCAAAAAGGTATTTGAGCTGCATAAGCTGGAAGGCTACAGTTACAAAGAGGTAGCGGCCAAATTGGGGATTACAGAAAAAGCGGTAGATAACCATTTGGCCAAAGCGCTTAGAAAGCTTCGCAGCGATTTCCCGCTTCCCCTGTTTCTGCTTATTTTAATGTTAAAATAA